In Anaerolineales bacterium, the sequence GACGCCAGTTTTTTGTTAGCTCAAGAGCCTGACTGCCGTCAAACCAGCAAACAAAATTAGCACCACCAAACTCGCCAGCCAGACGTAGCCAGCCGAGGTTTGGTTGGCGAGGAAATAGCCGTTCTCGTCTTTTTCGATCTTGTACTGGGGGGCAGCCAGGCCGGCAAACAAACCGCCGCCAATGGCGCCGCCCAGGTGGCCCCATCCGTCCACTCCAGGGGTCAGGCTGATCAGCAGATTGATCAGGGCCACGTTGAGGATGCTGCGCATCACGGCCTGGCCCTGTACGCCAAAGATGTTCCGGTTGCGGAAGACGAAGACGGCATGGGCGGCCAGCATGCCGAAGATGGAGGATGAGGCGCCAAGGGAGGGCTGCACGGTGAACATGAAGGAGAGCACCACGCCCGAAAAACCGCTAAGCAGATACAAGACTAGGAAAGTCAGATGCCCGTAGTGGTGTTCCACCTCAGGTCCCAATACATACAAGGCATACATATTGAAGCCCAGGTGCAGCAAGCTGCCATGCAGCAAAATCGGCGTGATCAACCGCCACCATTGACCTTCCAAGATGAGTTGGTTGATTTTCACACCGATGCAGGTGGGCAGGTTGCCGCAGGCCATGCCGTTGATCGCCAGGCGAGGGTCTTGGGTGCCGAGCTGCAGGAGAAACACCGAAATTGTGGTGGCCAGCAGGGCATACACCACCCAAGGCCGCTGGCCCTGGCGGTTGCGCACTTCTACCTGGACGGACTGGGGCTCTTCGGGAGGCCGGGCATCGCTGCCGGGGGCCGGCTGGGTCACAGATTGACCCGTCTGGGCTGGACGCGGTGGTGTTCGGCATCGATGATGGCTTTGATCACGTCCACCGTCTCGTCGAGGGCATTGTCACGGTTGACCACGATGTAGTCGAACTCGGCGATGCGCTTGAATTCCTGACGGGCCGTGGCGATGCGCAGCTTGAGGTCCTCAGAGCTCTCGGTATTGCGATTCTCTAAGCGCTGTACCAGTTCTTCTTCGCTGGCCGTGGTGAGAAAAATCAGAATGGCCTCGGGCGAGATCTTGCGCACGGTGGCGGCGCCTTGCACGTCCACGCGCATCACCACATCTTTGCCACTCTGCAGGGCTTTACGCACTTGCGCCTTGGGAATGCCTTTGTAGTCCCCGTAGACCAAGGCGTATTCAAGCAATTCATTCTGATCGATCATGTGGGCAAATTCTTCACGGCCCACAAAAATATAATCCACACCCTCCTGCTCTTCCGGGCGCTGCGGCCGGGTGGTGGCCGTGACCACAAAATGGAAGGGCAGGCCTTTGTCTTTCATGCGTTGCAGCACGCTGTCCTTGCCAACGCCAGATGGGCCGGAGATGATGATCAGCAAAGGGGCCTGCGGGGGGCCGAATTCGAGGGTGTGGTCGGTCATACTGGCTTCCTTATTATAAGAGCTGGCTGCTAGCCCAACAACGGCAGCCTTTGCTGCAAAACGTCTTGCAGGGCGGCGGCCACGGCATCCAGCGGCTGGGCGGCGTTGACCACCAGCCAACGGTCCGGCTCGGCGTCGATCAGCTCTAGATAGCCGGCGCGCACGCGACGGTGGAAGTCCAGCTGGTAATCGTCCAGACGGTTCCAGTCGCCGCCACGGTCACGGCGGCGCAGGCCTTCTTCTACTTCAATGTCGAGAAAGATGGTCAGGTCGGGCTGCAAGCCGCCAGTGGCAAAGTGGATGATCTCGCGCAGGGCGCCCAAATCCACGCCGTGCCCATAGCCTTGGTAGGCCAGAGTGCTGTCGGCGTAACGGTCACACAACACCAACTGGCCCTCGGCCAGGGCGGGACGAATGACCGTCTCGACCAGTTGGGCCCGCGAAGCCTGAAAGAGCAGGATCTCGCTGCGCGGGTGCATGGCTTTGTTGTCCAGGCTGAAAAGCACCTGGCGGATCTGGTCGCCGATCGGCGTGCCGCCCGGCTCACGCGTGGTCAGAACCCGGTGACCCCGGCCGCGCAGAAAATCTGCCAGCAAGGGTACCTGGGTGGTTTTGCCGCTGCCCTCCGGGCCTTCCAGGGTGATGAACATGCCGTGAAGTGTACCGCAAGGCAGACGCCTGCCTAAACGGCAGGCGTCTGTTCTGTTTGGGTATGGCGGAACTGGGTCTCGTAGAGATCAGCGTACAGGCCATCCAGAGCCAGCAGCTCGGCGTGGGTGCCCTGCTCCACCAGGCGGCCGTCCTTGAGCACCAGGATGACATCCGCCGCCAGGATGGTGGACAAGCGGTGGGCGATGACCAGACTGGTGCGGCCGCGCATCAGCGGTTCCAGCGCGGCCTGGATCAGCGCCTCGGACTGCGAGTCGAGGTGCGAGGTGGCCTCGTCCAGAATGAGGATGCGCGGGTCCTTGAGAATCACGCGGGCAATGGAGAGGCGTTGCTTTTCGCCGCCACTCATGCGGTAGCCGCGCTCACCCACGATGGTGTCGTAGCCGTTGGGCAGGCCGGCGATCATGTCGTGAATGTTGGCAGCCCTGGCAGCGGTTTCCAGATCGGCCTGGGTCGCCTCCGGGCGGGCGTAAAGCAGGTTAGCACGTACTGTGTCGTGGAACAGGTAGCTCTCCTGCGTGACCACGCCGATCTGGTGCGCCAGCCATTCCTGCTTCAGATCGCGCAGGTCATTGCCGTCCAGCAGAATACGGCCCTGGTTTGGGTCATAGAGGCGCGGCAGCAGATAAGTGGCCGTGGTTTTGCCCGCGCCACTGGGGCCAACCAGAGCGGCCAACTGCCCGGGCCGGATGTGAAAGCTGATATCGCGAAGCGCCTGGCTGCGGGTAGGCACCACGACTTGATTGTCGTCTTGACCACGCTCGTCCAGTTTGGCGATTTCTTTCTCGTCCAGATAGCTGAAAGAGACATTCTCAAAACGAATATCGCCCTTCACACTGGCCGGCGTGATCGCGTTGGGCTTGTCTTGGATCTCGATCGGCATATCCAAAAATTCAAAGACGCGCTCAAAGCTGACCATCGAGGTGGCGAATTCCACCTGCAGGTTGGAAAGCGAGGCGATCGGCCCGTACAAGCTGAAAATGTAGGCGACGAAGGCAACAATGCTGCCGGAGCTGATGGTGCCCTGCAGCACGAAATAGCCGCCGCCCCAGAAGATGAGCACCATGCCGATCGTGCCGGCCAGTTCCAACCACATGGAGAACAAGCGGCCGATCAAGGCGCGGCGCAGACCGGTGCTGCGCACATTCTCATTGTTCTGGCGATAGCGCTCGCGCTCCTCCGGTTGGCGGCCAAAGGTCTTGGAAAGCAGCGCGCCGCTGATGCTGAGTGTCTCGCCCACGATGGTGGACATTTGGGCGTTGTAGTCCATCGCCTGGCGGCGAATGTCGCGCAAAATGCGGCTTACCCGGCGGGCGGGCAGCAGAAAGAGCGGCACGGCCACAATCGCCATCAAGGTCAGGCGCCACTCGATGGCCAGCATGACCGCCAGGGTACTGAGCAAGGTGACGCCGTTGGTCAGCAGGCTGGGCAGCGTGCCTGTAATGGCATTTTGCGCGCCGACTACGTCTTCTTCAAAGCGCGAGATGATCACACCAGATTTGGTATTGGTAAAAAAGCGCAGACCCATGCGTTGCAGGTGGTCGTACATGCCCTGGCGCAGGTCGAAGATGACACCCTCGCCGATCTGGGCGCTGAGGTAGCGCTGGCCGAGACCGATCACGCTGCTCAGCAAAGGCACAGCCAGCATGAGCAAGCCCAGGAGGGTCAGGCGGTTGTAATCCTGGTTGGGCAATACCGTATCGAACAAGTCCCGGTACAGCAGCGGCGGCACCAGCTCGATCAGCGAGACCAGCACGATCGCCACCAGCATCCAGGACAGGCGTCCCAGGTATGGTTTGGCGTAACCCCAGACGCGGCGCAACAGTTCCCGGTCCAGCTTGGTGCCGCCGGGCACATCCTCGTAGCGCAGCATGCGGCGCATGCCGTACATTAGTAAGCCCCCATGCGACAATGATTAAGGTTCGTTTTTATATTCAAATGTATTCCTCCTATGGATAAACCAACAATGCACAACAAACACTCAGCGGAGCGCACGCGACAGAACGCGCTAGTCCAAACCCCAGGCATGCTTGCGCAAAGGCTTCAGACGCAGGTATTCCTTCTCGCCAACATAGCCGCTGCGCTGCACAAAGTCTACTGAGGCGAACAGCTTGATGCCGCGCGGCTTCCAGGGCCGCTCACTGGCCAGATCGTCGATAACCAGCGAAGCGCGCGGGTTGGCCTTGGTGTTGCGGTACTTGTGCGTGCGTTGGTTAACGTAACCGCTGATGTAAAAGTATTCCCCATCGAAGTCGAAGGCCACTGCCGCCACGTCCGGGCGGCCTTCCGCAGAGGCGGTGCCAATGCGGGCCAGCTTCTGCGAACGAATGTACTCCAGTTCGGTTTGGGTAAACATGCCTGCTCCTTAGAGAGTGATCAAGCCCAGGCGCGCTCCGCGCCGCAGCGCCTCTGTCCGGTTGGTGACGCCCAGCTTGGCATAGATCGCCGAGACGTGGAACTTGGCGGTGTGTTCGCTGATGCCCAGTTCCAGCGCAATTTGCTTGTTAGGCAAGCCTTCAGCGAGAAGCTGCAGCACCTGACCCTCACGTTCGCTCAGCTCCTCGATCAGGTCTTCGTCCGCCTCGGGCGGCGTCCCCAGCAGCGGCTGCAGGAATTGCGGCGCACCGGCCAGCAGACCGTGATGCACGGCCTGCACGGCGGCCAGCAATTCCTCTTCGCTGGCTTCGGCGGAGAGTATGCCCCAGGCCCGGAGCGGCAGGCTTGCCAGGCTGCGGGCCGCGCGGGGCTCCTCGCTGAGCATTACCAGACCAGCAGGCGTCTCCAACTCTTCCAGCCAGGGCCGCAGGTCTGGCAGGGCGTTCTCACCGCCAGACAGCACCAGCACATCCACATCGTCTACCAGCGACAGTTGCTCGGCCACGGCCGCCTCGGCGAAGATATCCATCTCTTCGCCGGCGGCCAGCAGGGCGCGCAAACCGCTGCGCAGCGCCGGGGTGGGCGCCAGAATGGCGACCCGGATGGCGGCTGACGCCTCAGCCATCAGAGGACAGGGCCTCCTGCCCCTGATGGCTGAGGGATAGGGTCAAAGTGGGGAAGCGCCGGCCAAGGGAGCGCATTAGCGCTTGCGCCCCCGGCCATGCTTATTCTCGTGATGCCCGTGACGATGCTCGCCGAAGCCAAAGCGGCGGCCGCGACGGCGATGCTTGCCTTCCCAGACCTGCTCACCCACGGTGACGGGCAGGGATTGCGGCTGGCCGCCGCGCAGCACATCCAGTGCGCTGGCCTGTCCGGCGGTCTGGTTGAGATGCAGCATCAGGTCGTCGTGGTCCTCCACGGGTTGGCCGCCCAGACCAGTGAGCACGTCGCCCACGATCAGGCCGGCGGCCGCCGCCGGGCTCTCATCCTCGACATTGATGACCAGCAAACCAGCCGCTTGTTCACGGCCCAGCGCCTTGCGCGCCTCAGTGGAAAGCTCCACCAGTTGGCTGCGCAAACCCAGGAAACCGCGCTTGATGCCGCCGTGCTCCTCAATGGAGGCGGCGATTTGCCAGGCCTGTTCGGCCGGGATGGTCAGACCGGCGCCCCAACCCAAGCCTGAGGTGTTGATGCCCAGGACGCGGCCTTCGACGTCCACCAACGGGCCGCCGGAGAAACCGGGGTAAGGTACTGCATCTGTGCGCAGGTAGGCCTGCAGCACGCCGCCGCGGCGCAACGGCACCGGGCCGCCTGCCGCGCTGACGATGCCCAGGCTGGCTTGTACGCTGCTGCCCGGCCGGCCCAGCGCCAAGGCCAGCTGGCCCACCTGGGCGGCGGCAGTTTGCGCCGGTTGGCCGGTTTCTTCGGCCAGCTTCAGCACGGCCAGGTCACTGCCTGGGTCGCGGCCCAGCAGCTCGGCGGCCAGTTCCTGGCCGCCGGGCAGGGTCACGCGGATTTCGTCTTCCTGCACCACATGGCTGGCGGTCAGGACGATCCCGGGGCGAATGACCACGCCGCTGGCGGGGATACGCCGGCGGGCAGCCACGCTGACCACGGAAGCCCCGGCCGCTTCTACTGCGGCGCTCAGGGCATTGGACAAGGTGTGTAACTCAGTATTCTTTGACATAGTCCTCCTTAAGACTAACAGATGGGGTTGCGTTTCAATATCAGTTTATAGCTTTCGATAATTTGAGGCATCCGCCATTCGGGTAGGTGGCCTTGGACAAATGGCTAGCGTAGAATGTCAGCATCCAAATCACTGCGATGGCCAGTGGACGAAGGGCTGATAGAATCGCCCTCTTGGCGCTTCAGGCGCACGAAAGGATTGACAATGGCAGACAATATTGTGGCGAAAGACACCGTGGTCAAACTGGCTTACACCCTGACCGTGGACGGCGAAATCATTGATATGGCCGACGAGCAGGATGCGATCGAATTCCTGCAGGGCCACCGCAACATTATCAGCGGGCTGGAGAGCCAGCTGGACGGCATGAAAGTCGGCGAGAGCAAGACAGTCAGCGTCTCGGCCGAGGAAGGCTATGGCGCAGTCGATGAGGACGCCTTTGACGAAGTGCCGCTGAGCGAGTTCCCGGAAGACGTCACCCCGGAAATGGATATGGAACTGGAGCTCAAAGACGCGGAAGGCAATGACCTGTATGGGCGCATCGTCGCCATTGGCGACGAGAGCGTGACCATGGACTTCAACCACCCGCTGGCGGGCAAGGAACTGCACTTCGAGATCAAGGTCGTCGACGTGCGCCCCGCCACCGCTGAAGAGATCGCCCACGGACACGTGCACTCCCACGGCGACCATCACCACCACTAAGCACACACACTGCGTGCCGGGAATGCCTAGGGCGGGTCTAACGACCCGCCCTTTTTATATCCTGTCAGAGCGCGGCTTGCAGGGCGGCCCGCGCCAGCAGGCGGGTCGAATCGAGCGTGGGCAGTACCGAATCTTCGGGGTTGATCAGCAGCGGGATCTCGGTGCAGCCCAGCACCACGGCATCACAACCCGCCTCGGCGAATTCTTGAATCAAGCCCTGGAAGTAGGCTCGCGTCTCCGGCAGCACGGTGCCGTAGATCAGCTCTTCGACAATGTATTGATGGACGCTCTGGCGGGCCGGGAGGTCCGGCGTGCGCCACTGCAAACCCACCGGCTCCAGCCGGCTGGGGTACACCGGGCCTTCCATCAGCGGCTGAGTGCCGAGGATGCCGAGCCGGCGATAGCCCGCCAGAGCGGCTGCAGCGGCCACCTCTTCGGCGATGTGCAGCCAGGGCAGCGGGGAACGCGCCAAGAGCGGATCGAGCGAGACATGCACGGTATTGTCCGGGCAAATCACAAAGTCTGCCCCGGCATTGGCCAGGATCTGGGCAGAGGCCAGCAGCAATTCGCCCACTTGAGCCCAGTTCTCAGCGTCCGAGGGCTTCTTGTAATCATTCATGTTGAAGGTGTGCATCGTCACTTGGGGGTGTTCGTACATCCCCAGCCAGTCCTTGCCCTCCTGGCAGATGGTGCGATAACACAAGGCAGCGCCTTCATAGGAGACGCCGACAATGCCAATGTGTTTGCTCATGGTTATTCGCGGAAGATGCGCACGCGCCGGTTGGGCTCTTTGCCGTAGGAGTGCGAGACCAGATTGGACTGCTGCGCCAGGGCGTGTTGCAGCCTGCGTACATACGAACTGGCCGGGGCCAATTCCACCCAGCGTTCACCGTTAAGGACCGCATTGATCGCCTGCTGCGTGGATTGCATCTGGTCCTCCACGCTGGCCTCTTCTTCTGCCGCGCCGGGCAGGTCGAACAGGCCGCTCAGGAAGCGCTCCATTTGGGTGATGGTGTTGGCGCGCAGCACATACACCGGCGTGCCGCGCTGCTCGGCATCCACGATGGCGCGCTGGCGCTTACGGTAATACGAGCGCAGCGTGACCAGCACGTCTGCCTCGCCCGCTTCGTTGACCGGCACCACCGGCAAACCCAGGCGCTTGGCGGCGTTCGCCAGGCGGTTGCGGGCCACGCCATAAGGATAAATGCGCACGGGTTTAAGGTTGGTGGCTGAACTGCGCCGCGGCGGCAATTCCATGTCCAGCTCGGCCTGTTCGCCTGCCGGGCGGCGGGCATAGGCCTGCTCCGACGCTATAGGCGCCGCTTCGCTGCGCCGCGGGCCGGAGGAGCCGCCATTGCTGTTGCCGCGCGCCGGTTGGCGCGGCGGGGCCATGCCGGCCTGGATGTGGACTTCGCCATTTTCGCCGCGGGTGCGCAGCTCCGGCGAAAGCGGATAGCCGCGCAGCAAGGCATCCACCGCGGCGGCCACATCGCGGTGCACCGCCAGGGTGTTGCGGTGTTGGATCTCCACCAGCACGTCAAACGTGGGCGGCGAGCGGCGTTCCAGCACGGTCTTCTGGGTGCCGCGGCGGCGGGCTTCTTCGTCGGAAAGGGTGACGGATTCGATACCGCCGACCAGGTCGGACAAGGTCGGGTTGAGCATCAGATTTTCGAGTGAATTGCCATGGGCTGTACCGATCAACTGCACACCGCGCTCGGCGATGGTTCGGGCGGCCATAGCTTCCAGCTCACGGCCGATCTCGTCGATGACGATCACCTCCGGGTTGTGGTTTTCCACGGCTTCAATCATGACTTCGTGCTGGCGTGAGGGCGTGGCCACCTGCATGCGGCGGGCGCGGCCCACCGCCGGGTGCGGCACGTCGCCGTCGCCGCCGATCTCGTTGGACGTGTCGACGATCACCACGCGCTTGCCCTCAGCCAAATAGCGCGCCGCTTCACGCAGCAGGGTGGTCTTGCCCACACCGGGGCGGCCCAGCAGCAGCAGGCTTTTTCCATCTTCGATCAGATCTTTGATGATGTCAAAGGTGCCGAAGACGGCGCGGCCAACGCGCAGCGTCAGGCCGACGACGTCGCCGCGGCGGTTGCGAATGCCGGAGATGCGGTGCAGGGTGCGCTCGATGCCGGCGCGGTTGTCCTCGTCAAAATCGCCCAGACCTTGAACCACATGAGCGATGTCCTCATGGGTGATCTCGCGCTCCAGCACCACAGCTTCTTCGCTGGACGTGCGCACGGTGGGCATGCGCCCCAGGTCCAGGATCACTTCCAGTAGATCGGCGGTGTGATTGCGCTCGCGCACCGCCCGCTCAATATCTTTAGGCAGGGCGGAAAGCAGGGCGTCCAGATCGTCTGTGATTTCTCGTCGTGTCATAAAAACGTCCATTAGTTCTCGTAAAACGTTTGCCGGGCCCGGATTGGTGCGCTGGGGTCTGGCCGGCCGGACAGGGCCAGGCGCAGCAAGGGGTCTTCTACAGGCAGCGGCAAGCTGGTGCGGCGCACCATAACCACCTGCCGCGGCCCGGGGCGGCCGCCTAAATCTTGCAGAGCGCTCTGCAGCCAGTCCTGGTAGGCGCGCAAGACCACATAGACGGGTTTGCGCGGCGCCGGGCCCAGGTGGGAAAGCAGCTCCGCCAGAGGCTGTTCAAAGGGCACCGCATCCGGGTGCACGAAAGGCTGCACCCACAGGCCTCTGGAGCCAGGTTCGACTTCTGCGAAGGCCAGCATTTCGCCCTGGCGGTAATAAGCAAAGCTCTCGCGCTGGTGGCGCGGCTGCAGTTCCATCTGCAGCACCTGGCCGGGAACCACGGCCTTGTGCAGGAGGTCGGCGGTCAGATGGTCGCGCGCTTCCATTGGCCGCCAGCTGGCCTGCGCCCGCGGGGCCGGGTCCTGGGTGACGCGCCACACCTGCTGGCGGGTATAGATGCTGAAGCCATTCTTGCGCAGCAGGGTCACCACCTGGTGCTGCTCATCCACCTCGGCCACCAGGTGGTGCACACCCTGATTGCCCAGGTCGGCGATGATGTCATCCAGCAGCTGCGCCACGCCTGCGGCGTTGATGGCCCTGGCCGGCGCCAGGAACAGGCAGTAAGCCGCTCCCGATCCTTCGGGATGGTAGACCTGGGCGAACAGAGAGGAACCCTGGCCGGCTCTTTCGCAAGCATAGGTATAAATGCCGGTAAGCGGAGACAATGGGGAGAACAGCGCGCCCAGGGACAGAGAGCGGGTGCCGCGTGTATGTAAAACTTGACTGTTGAGGAACACGGCCCGCCGGGTCGCCTGGCGGAACTGGACATACTTTGTAATTGTAAAAGCGCTTACCACGCAACTATTCTACAACAGCGCCTTGGCGGCCGCGTGGGCGCATTTGTAAAGATTATGTAATTCTTATGCGCGTTCGGCCAGCCGCAGGAAGTATTTATGGAAGCGGTCGTCGCCACTGATCTCCGGATGGAACGAGGTGGCCAACAGGCGGCCCTGTTTGGCTGCCACAATGCGCCCGTCAGCCAGAGCGCACAGCACCTCGGCGTCACCTGAGATCTGCTCAATGAGCGGGGCGCGGATGAAAACCACATGCAGGGGCGCATCGCTGGGGTCGACTTCCTTGAGGGCCGGGATGTGCAGGTCAGCCTCAAAGCTTTGCACCTGGCGGCCAAAGGCGTTGCGCTCCACAGTGATGTCCAT encodes:
- a CDS encoding rhomboid family intramembrane serine protease, with protein sequence MTQPAPGSDARPPEEPQSVQVEVRNRQGQRPWVVYALLATTISVFLLQLGTQDPRLAINGMACGNLPTCIGVKINQLILEGQWWRLITPILLHGSLLHLGFNMYALYVLGPEVEHHYGHLTFLVLYLLSGFSGVVLSFMFTVQPSLGASSSIFGMLAAHAVFVFRNRNIFGVQGQAVMRSILNVALINLLISLTPGVDGWGHLGGAIGGGLFAGLAAPQYKIEKDENGYFLANQTSAGYVWLASLVVLILFAGLTAVRLLS
- a CDS encoding guanylate kinase; translation: MTDHTLEFGPPQAPLLIIISGPSGVGKDSVLQRMKDKGLPFHFVVTATTRPQRPEEQEGVDYIFVGREEFAHMIDQNELLEYALVYGDYKGIPKAQVRKALQSGKDVVMRVDVQGAATVRKISPEAILIFLTTASEEELVQRLENRNTESSEDLKLRIATARQEFKRIAEFDYIVVNRDNALDETVDVIKAIIDAEHHRVQPRRVNL
- a CDS encoding dTMP kinase, whose protein sequence is MFITLEGPEGSGKTTQVPLLADFLRGRGHRVLTTREPGGTPIGDQIRQVLFSLDNKAMHPRSEILLFQASRAQLVETVIRPALAEGQLVLCDRYADSTLAYQGYGHGVDLGALREIIHFATGGLQPDLTIFLDIEVEEGLRRRDRGGDWNRLDDYQLDFHRRVRAGYLELIDAEPDRWLVVNAAQPLDAVAAALQDVLQQRLPLLG
- a CDS encoding ABC transporter ATP-binding protein; the encoded protein is MYGMRRMLRYEDVPGGTKLDRELLRRVWGYAKPYLGRLSWMLVAIVLVSLIELVPPLLYRDLFDTVLPNQDYNRLTLLGLLMLAVPLLSSVIGLGQRYLSAQIGEGVIFDLRQGMYDHLQRMGLRFFTNTKSGVIISRFEEDVVGAQNAITGTLPSLLTNGVTLLSTLAVMLAIEWRLTLMAIVAVPLFLLPARRVSRILRDIRRQAMDYNAQMSTIVGETLSISGALLSKTFGRQPEERERYRQNNENVRSTGLRRALIGRLFSMWLELAGTIGMVLIFWGGGYFVLQGTISSGSIVAFVAYIFSLYGPIASLSNLQVEFATSMVSFERVFEFLDMPIEIQDKPNAITPASVKGDIRFENVSFSYLDEKEIAKLDERGQDDNQVVVPTRSQALRDISFHIRPGQLAALVGPSGAGKTTATYLLPRLYDPNQGRILLDGNDLRDLKQEWLAHQIGVVTQESYLFHDTVRANLLYARPEATQADLETAARAANIHDMIAGLPNGYDTIVGERGYRMSGGEKQRLSIARVILKDPRILILDEATSHLDSQSEALIQAALEPLMRGRTSLVIAHRLSTILAADVILVLKDGRLVEQGTHAELLALDGLYADLYETQFRHTQTEQTPAV
- a CDS encoding PPOX class F420-dependent oxidoreductase gives rise to the protein MFTQTELEYIRSQKLARIGTASAEGRPDVAAVAFDFDGEYFYISGYVNQRTHKYRNTKANPRASLVIDDLASERPWKPRGIKLFASVDFVQRSGYVGEKEYLRLKPLRKHAWGLD
- a CDS encoding response regulator transcription factor; the protein is MAEASAAIRVAILAPTPALRSGLRALLAAGEEMDIFAEAAVAEQLSLVDDVDVLVLSGGENALPDLRPWLEELETPAGLVMLSEEPRAARSLASLPLRAWGILSAEASEEELLAAVQAVHHGLLAGAPQFLQPLLGTPPEADEDLIEELSEREGQVLQLLAEGLPNKQIALELGISEHTAKFHVSAIYAKLGVTNRTEALRRGARLGLITL
- a CDS encoding trypsin-like peptidase domain-containing protein, whose amino-acid sequence is MSKNTELHTLSNALSAAVEAAGASVVSVAARRRIPASGVVIRPGIVLTASHVVQEDEIRVTLPGGQELAAELLGRDPGSDLAVLKLAEETGQPAQTAAAQVGQLALALGRPGSSVQASLGIVSAAGGPVPLRRGGVLQAYLRTDAVPYPGFSGGPLVDVEGRVLGINTSGLGWGAGLTIPAEQAWQIAASIEEHGGIKRGFLGLRSQLVELSTEARKALGREQAAGLLVINVEDESPAAAAGLIVGDVLTGLGGQPVEDHDDLMLHLNQTAGQASALDVLRGGQPQSLPVTVGEQVWEGKHRRRGRRFGFGEHRHGHHENKHGRGRKR
- a CDS encoding peptidylprolyl isomerase, which gives rise to MADNIVAKDTVVKLAYTLTVDGEIIDMADEQDAIEFLQGHRNIISGLESQLDGMKVGESKTVSVSAEEGYGAVDEDAFDEVPLSEFPEDVTPEMDMELELKDAEGNDLYGRIVAIGDESVTMDFNHPLAGKELHFEIKVVDVRPATAEEIAHGHVHSHGDHHHH
- a CDS encoding amino acid racemase, producing MSKHIGIVGVSYEGAALCYRTICQEGKDWLGMYEHPQVTMHTFNMNDYKKPSDAENWAQVGELLLASAQILANAGADFVICPDNTVHVSLDPLLARSPLPWLHIAEEVAAAAALAGYRRLGILGTQPLMEGPVYPSRLEPVGLQWRTPDLPARQSVHQYIVEELIYGTVLPETRAYFQGLIQEFAEAGCDAVVLGCTEIPLLINPEDSVLPTLDSTRLLARAALQAAL
- a CDS encoding AAA family ATPase — its product is MTRREITDDLDALLSALPKDIERAVRERNHTADLLEVILDLGRMPTVRTSSEEAVVLEREITHEDIAHVVQGLGDFDEDNRAGIERTLHRISGIRNRRGDVVGLTLRVGRAVFGTFDIIKDLIEDGKSLLLLGRPGVGKTTLLREAARYLAEGKRVVIVDTSNEIGGDGDVPHPAVGRARRMQVATPSRQHEVMIEAVENHNPEVIVIDEIGRELEAMAARTIAERGVQLIGTAHGNSLENLMLNPTLSDLVGGIESVTLSDEEARRRGTQKTVLERRSPPTFDVLVEIQHRNTLAVHRDVAAAVDALLRGYPLSPELRTRGENGEVHIQAGMAPPRQPARGNSNGGSSGPRRSEAAPIASEQAYARRPAGEQAELDMELPPRRSSATNLKPVRIYPYGVARNRLANAAKRLGLPVVPVNEAGEADVLVTLRSYYRKRQRAIVDAEQRGTPVYVLRANTITQMERFLSGLFDLPGAAEEEASVEDQMQSTQQAINAVLNGERWVELAPASSYVRRLQHALAQQSNLVSHSYGKEPNRRVRIFRE
- the pdxT gene encoding pyridoxal 5'-phosphate synthase glutaminase subunit PdxT; its protein translation is MHIGVLALQGDFAEHLAALARLGVATREVRLPAELDGLDGLIIPGGESTTIGKLAVDFGLVEPLRAFGREKAIWGTCAGAIFLSKDARRQQPLLSLMDITVERNAFGRQVQSFEADLHIPALKEVDPSDAPLHVVFIRAPLIEQISGDAEVLCALADGRIVAAKQGRLLATSFHPEISGDDRFHKYFLRLAERA